One window of Halopseudomonas maritima genomic DNA carries:
- the metW gene encoding methionine biosynthesis protein MetW, producing MRADLEIIQQWIRPGSRVLDLGCGEGQLLRHLRDHKEVQGYGLEIDPDKISTCIRHGVNVMEQNLDESLDNFEDNSFDTVVMTQSLQAMHYPDRVLEDMLRIGHEGILTFPNFAHWRCRWYLGTKGRMPVSEFMPYTWYNTPNIHFCTFKDFEQLCRERNIKVLDRLVVDQTHQSSWLSGLWPNLLGEVAIYRVSR from the coding sequence CTGCGCGCCGACCTTGAGATCATCCAGCAATGGATTCGCCCCGGCAGCCGCGTACTCGACCTGGGCTGCGGCGAAGGCCAGTTGCTGCGCCACCTGCGCGACCACAAAGAAGTGCAGGGCTACGGCCTGGAGATTGACCCGGACAAGATCAGCACCTGCATCCGCCACGGCGTCAACGTGATGGAGCAGAACCTGGACGAGAGCCTGGACAACTTCGAGGACAACAGCTTCGACACTGTGGTCATGACCCAGTCACTGCAGGCCATGCACTACCCCGACCGGGTACTGGAAGACATGCTGCGCATCGGCCACGAAGGCATTCTCACCTTCCCCAACTTTGCCCACTGGCGCTGCCGCTGGTATCTGGGCACCAAGGGGCGCATGCCAGTGTCCGAGTTCATGCCCTACACTTGGTACAACACCCCGAACATCCATTTCTGTACTTTCAAGGACTTCGAGCAGCTGTGCCGTGAGCGCAACATCAAGGTGCTCGACCGCCTGGTGGTCGACCAGACCCACCAGAGCAGCTGGCTGAGCGGCCTGTGGCCCAACCTGCTCGGTGAAGTGGCGATCTACCGCGTCAGCCGCTAG
- the metX gene encoding homoserine O-succinyltransferase MetX, producing the protein MSELPADSVGLVTPQRHTFTEPLPLACGRALPSYELVYETYGELNASASNAVLICHALSGHHHAAGYHSMDERKPGWWDNCIGPGKAIDTNRFFVVSLNNLGGCHGSTGPSSINPETGNSYGASFPVLTVEDWVHSQARLADVLGVTQWAAVVGGSLGGMQALQWAISYPERIRHCVAIATAPKLSAQNIAFNEVARQAIITDPDFHNGDYAAFGVIPKRGLMLARMVGHITYLSDDSMGAKFGRELRSDQLNYDFTSVEFEVESYLRYQGQEFSGRFDANTYLLMTKALDYFDPAGAHGGDLARTLAGIKARCLVMSFTTDWRFSPERSRELVDALLAARKEVSYLEIEAAQGHDAFLLPIPRYIEALSGYMNRIEVSQ; encoded by the coding sequence ATGTCCGAACTACCTGCCGATTCCGTCGGCCTGGTCACCCCCCAGCGCCACACCTTTACCGAGCCACTGCCGCTGGCCTGCGGCAGAGCGCTGCCGAGCTATGAGCTGGTGTATGAGACCTACGGCGAGCTGAACGCCAGCGCCAGCAACGCGGTGCTGATCTGTCACGCGCTGTCCGGCCACCATCACGCCGCCGGTTACCACAGCATGGATGAGCGCAAGCCCGGCTGGTGGGACAACTGTATCGGCCCAGGCAAGGCCATCGACACCAACCGCTTCTTCGTCGTCAGCCTGAACAACCTCGGCGGCTGTCACGGCTCCACCGGCCCCTCCAGCATCAACCCGGAAACCGGCAACAGCTACGGCGCCAGCTTCCCGGTGCTGACCGTCGAAGACTGGGTACACAGTCAGGCGCGACTGGCGGATGTGCTCGGCGTCACCCAGTGGGCGGCGGTCGTGGGCGGCAGCCTGGGCGGCATGCAGGCGCTGCAGTGGGCCATCAGCTACCCCGAGCGCATCCGTCACTGCGTCGCGATTGCCACCGCACCCAAGCTGTCGGCACAGAACATCGCCTTCAACGAGGTGGCCCGGCAGGCCATCATCACCGATCCGGATTTCCACAATGGTGACTACGCCGCCTTTGGCGTGATCCCCAAGCGCGGCCTGATGCTGGCTCGCATGGTCGGCCACATTACCTACCTGTCGGATGACTCGATGGGCGCCAAGTTCGGCCGCGAGCTACGCTCCGATCAACTCAACTACGACTTCACCAGTGTCGAGTTTGAGGTAGAAAGCTACCTGCGCTATCAGGGCCAGGAGTTTTCCGGCCGCTTTGACGCCAATACCTACCTGCTGATGACCAAGGCGCTGGACTACTTTGACCCGGCTGGCGCCCACGGCGGCGACCTGGCGCGCACTCTGGCCGGTATCAAGGCACGCTGTCTGGTGATGTCCTTCACCACCGACTGGCGCTTCTCGCCCGAACGCTCGCGCGAGCTGGTCGACGCCCTGCTGGCCGCCCGCAAGGAGGTCAGCTACCTGGAGATTGAAGCGGCGCAGGGGCACGACGCCTTCCTGCTGCCGATCCCCCGTTATATCGAGGCCCTGAGTGGCTACATGAATCGCATCGAGGTGAGCCAATGA
- a CDS encoding YggT family protein, with the protein MNSLNTAAIYLIQTLGSLYLLIVLLRFLLQLVRADFYNPLSQFIVRATKPLLMPLRRIIPGYGGLDFASLVLGIAIQLAMLIMIILLMGYALPNILLLVSWAAIGVLALFVKIFFFALIISVILSWVAQGSYNPAVILINQLCEPILAPIRKILPALGGLDLSPIFAFIAIRLFDMLVIANLAAAAGMPGGLTLAL; encoded by the coding sequence ATGAACAGCCTGAACACGGCCGCTATCTACCTGATCCAGACCCTCGGCAGTCTCTACCTGCTGATCGTACTGCTGCGCTTTTTGCTGCAGCTGGTCCGGGCCGACTTCTACAACCCTCTGTCGCAGTTTATCGTGCGCGCCACCAAGCCGCTGCTGATGCCGCTACGGCGCATTATCCCCGGCTATGGCGGGCTGGACTTTGCCTCGCTGGTGCTGGGCATTGCCATCCAGTTGGCAATGCTGATCATGATCATCCTGCTCATGGGCTATGCACTGCCCAACATCCTGCTGCTGGTCAGCTGGGCGGCGATTGGTGTGCTGGCGCTGTTTGTGAAGATATTCTTCTTTGCGCTGATCATCAGCGTGATCCTGTCCTGGGTCGCGCAGGGCAGCTACAACCCGGCAGTGATTCTGATCAATCAGCTGTGCGAGCCGATACTGGCGCCGATCCGCAAGATCCTGCCGGCCCTGGGCGGCCTGGATCTCTCGCCAATTTTTGCCTTTATCGCCATTCGCCTGTTCGACATGCTGGTGATCGCCAATCTGGCGGCCGCTGCCGGCATGCCCGGCGGCCTGACCCTGGCGCTCTGA
- the proC gene encoding pyrroline-5-carboxylate reductase yields MTAPVIGFIGAGNMATSLIGGMLQKNVKPANVIASDSKPEQCAALERQFQIRTSTDNAVLAAECDVLLLAVKPQVMQDVCRALPRERKPGQLVISIAAGISCDSLERWLGTGTAIVRCMPNTPSLRGQGVSGLYATAAVSEEQREQAESILNAVGISVWLDEEKLIDAVTAVSGSGPAYFFYLIEAMIDAGERLGLPRDTAERLALFTGLGAADMAVHSDVDVAELRRRVCSPNGTTERAIETFRSQGLPKMVDDAMQACADRAAEMSRELA; encoded by the coding sequence ATGACTGCACCCGTAATCGGATTCATCGGCGCCGGTAACATGGCCACCAGCCTGATCGGCGGCATGCTGCAGAAGAACGTCAAACCGGCGAACGTGATCGCCAGCGACAGCAAGCCGGAGCAGTGCGCCGCCCTGGAGCGCCAGTTCCAGATTCGCACCAGCACCGACAACGCCGTGCTGGCCGCCGAGTGCGACGTGCTGCTGCTGGCGGTCAAGCCGCAGGTCATGCAGGACGTCTGCCGCGCCCTGCCGCGTGAGCGCAAGCCGGGCCAGCTGGTCATCTCGATTGCTGCCGGCATCAGCTGCGACAGTCTGGAACGCTGGCTGGGCACCGGCACCGCCATCGTGCGCTGCATGCCCAACACGCCGTCGCTGCGCGGTCAGGGCGTCAGCGGTCTGTACGCCACTGCGGCGGTTAGCGAAGAGCAGCGCGAGCAGGCCGAATCCATCCTCAACGCCGTGGGCATCAGCGTGTGGCTGGATGAGGAAAAGCTGATCGACGCGGTCACCGCCGTGTCCGGCAGCGGCCCGGCCTACTTCTTCTACCTGATCGAAGCCATGATCGATGCCGGCGAGAGGCTCGGCCTGCCGCGCGACACCGCCGAGCGTCTGGCGCTGTTCACCGGCCTGGGTGCGGCCGACATGGCGGTGCACAGCGACGTGGACGTGGCCGAGCTGCGCCGCCGTGTCTGCTCGCCCAATGGCACCACCGAGCGCGCAATTGAAACCTTCCGCAGCCAGGGCTTGCCCAAGATGGTCGACGACGCCATGCAGGCCTGTGCCGACCGCGCCGCCGAAATGTCCCGCGAGCTTGCCTGA